The Trinickia caryophylli genomic sequence GCGGCCTCGTCCCAGGCGAAGCCGGCGACCATCGTCGGGGCGCGCGGCGAATGGGCACAGTCGTTCAATGCACCGGCATCCACCAGACCCCTGTCGGCCGCCTCGGACCCCGCCGTCACCTGTTGCGGAGCGAGCCACGCAAGCCGCGGCAACGCCATCCACCGCTTGGCCGCATCACGCGCAAATGCCTCCCAAGCATGCCGCGGCACCCAGAATCCGCGCGAATGCCCGGGCTCGACCGCGGCCGGCAACCGCGGCGCAGCGAGGCCGCTCGCGGTGTCATGCCATCGATAGAAGAGCCAGCCCTTGACAAGCATCTGCGCTTGCCACGGGCCGCGATGGCCGAGCGACGCGAAGGCCTCGGTTGCCGAGAGCGGCAATTGATGCTCGACCAACCGGGCAAGCTTGATGTCGAAACGGTCGAGCAGGTTCGGCCCGACGTAGTCCGCAAGCACGCCTCGCTCGCTGCCCGTATGGAGATAGCACTTGACGCCCAACTCCCAGTGCAGCCGCCGCCCGTTCGCCGTCTGTACCAGAAAATCGCACTCCCCGAGGGTCCGCCCGGCTCGTCGCAGCGTGACGTTCGCGGCGACGAGCCGCTCCGCCGGGCCGTGTTCCAGGTAGTAGCCGAGCAGCGTTTCGGCGTAACGGCCGAGCCGCGTGAGCGGCGCGGCGCTCAGCACGCGAAGAAGCGTCCGTGGATCGCGATCGAGACTGCTCAGCCAAGCCGCAACGGCGGCGCGTTCGCCCACGGCTTCGCCTGGATGCGCCAGCGCAGCGAGCGGCCCGTGCTCGCGCAACAGCGAGGGACTCATAAGCAGCCAGGCCAGATCGCGCACGGCGTCCACGCGCAGCGAATCGAGCAATGCATCGAGCACGGCGGCGCTCTTGGCAGCCGGCTCGAGCGAAGTCATTCGCCTGCCCGCCCGCCAAGCGCCTGCCTGTACGTGTCGTGCGCAAGACAAAGATCGGCCCACGCTTTCGCCTTGTCGTGCAGGCTGCGCAACAGATAAGCGGGGTGATAGGTGACGATCACAGGCACGTCCTCATAGCGATGCACACGGCCGCGCAGCGACGAAATGCTCGCATCCGTTTTCAACAGGTTCTGCGCAGCCACGCGGCCGAGCGCGACAATCAGCTTCGGCTTGACGAGCGCCACCTGCCGCTGCAGATAAGGCTCGCAGCGCGCGACCTCATCCGGCTCCGGATTGCGGTTGCCCGGCGGCCGGCATTTGACGACGTTGGCGATATAGACGTTGTCGCCCCGCGCGAGCGCCAGCGCCCGCAGCATGCTGTCGAGCAGTTTGCCGGCTTGGCCCACGAACGGCTCGCCCTGCTTGTCCTCATTTTCGCCGGGAGCTTCGCCGATCAACATCCAGTCCGCTTCGCGGTCGCCGACGCCGAACACCGTGTTGGTCCGCCGCTCGCAGAGCCGGCAGCCTTCACACGATGCCACCCGCGCGGCGAGCGCATCCCAGTCGAGCATCCGGACGGCCGCCTCTTGGCGAGCCGGTTGCGCCTCGATCTCGCGCGGCGAATCGCTTTCGGGTGGAGGCGCGATGTCCGCGGCCGGCTCGATCCGCAATGGCGGATCGGACGCGCGGGCGGGCTTACGCTCGGCCGGCGGCGCCGGCTCGGGCGCCATCGGTGCCGCCTCGCGCGTGCGCCGCGCAAACGCTTCGCCCCCATCGGGAATCGATTGCGGCCTCGATGCGCGCTCGGGCGCTGCCGCAGCGGGTGCCTGCCCAGCCGGGCCGCTCAGAGCAGCGCGACCTTCGGCTGGCGGCGAGGCATCGCCTCCGTCCGCCTTCGCGGCCACGGTGGACACGACGCCCCCCCCGGCCCCGACCACTTCGCGCGTATCGCGACGCACCCAGAGCGGAGCAAGCCCGAGCATCTCGAGCACGGCTTCATCGAACGCCATCCGCGCCCTCCTTCGGAAACGTGTATCTCATGACGATTGCATCTTCGCGGCTGCGGTGACGCGCCGGATAGTAGTTCCTGCGGCGTCCGACCGTAACAAAACCAAAACGCTCGTACAGCCTGATCGCGCGCACGTTCGACGGTCGAACCTCGAGCAACACGCCGCCAAGGCCCGTCGTGCGGGCAATGCGTGCCGCCTCGCGCAAAAGCGCGAGGCCGGCGCCGCTGTGCTGAGCGCGTGGCGCGACACAGAGGTTCAACAAATGCATTTCATCGACAACCGGCATCAATACGCAATAGCCTACGAGCACACCCGTCACATGACGCATGCACACGCCGAAATAGCCGTTGCGCAACGAATCCTCGAAGTTGCCGCGCGTCCAGGGAAACTCATAGGCCTCGCGCTCGATCAGCGCCACCTCGTCGAGATCGGCATCGGTCATCGGCGACATATACCGATCGGCCAGCAGCACACCGCTCATCGTGCCGGATCCCCGCCTCGGGCGGCCAGACGTTCGGCCGTCGTTTGCGCGACCTTGTCGCGGATGTACTCGGGCGCGGCCCGATCGGCCGGTACGGCCTGCCCCGCACGCCAGGCGCGCAGCGCGGCATGAGCGAGCGGAACGGCATGCGGGAGCGCCTCGCCATCGACGGTGCGGGCGCCGAGCGCCGCGGGCAGACGCTCGCCGAAAGATGCCGCCGCGTTGCCGCCGAGCGTGAATGGCTCGTCGGGCAACGCCAACGCCCCCGGCGCGCCGAGCGAAGGTGCGACGATCGCGCGCCACGCCTGCGCAGCCGCATCCCAGAGGTAGTCGGCCCAATAGACTTCGTCCATTCGCGCATCCATGGCAACGAGCACGCGGTTGGCCGAGGGATCGCGCAGCCGCGCGCTCTCGGCGCATACGAGGAGCGTGCTCACCGGCACGACGGGTATGCCGAGCCCGAATGCGAGGCCCTGGGCGACACCGGCCGCGGTACGCAGGCCTGTGAACGATCCGGGGCCCGCACCGAACGCGATGGCGCTGCAATCGGCGAGCGTCAGCCCCGCTTCCTGCAGGATTTCGCGCACGGCCGGCAGTATGCGGGCACTGGAGACGGCGCCCGTCGGCTCGTGGCGGGCGACGAGGCGCGGCGGCGATGCGTCGCCGGGCTCGGCCGGCTCGCCAGAATCGAGCAGCGCAACCGAGCAGTATTCGGTCGAAGTATCGAAAGCAAGCAGAACGGTTCGGATCATGGGCACTATTGTAATGCGGCGCCACGGCCTCCCGGATCGTGAAAGGCTGCGCTCGCGCGCGGGGCCCGCGCCGGCATGCCGCTTGCGCCCGCCGTTTGGAGGCTTTGCTCCAGCTCGCGGCGCCTCCCGCTTGCTATGATCGGCCGCCTTATCGCTTCAAGGGAGAAAAGCAATGAGCACACTCGATGCGCGCTTCGAACAAGCCCAGGTGGACGTCAAGGGCCTATCGGAGAAACCCGGCAACATGACGCTGCTGCGTCTTTACGCGCTCTTCAAGCAGGCGACCGAGGGCGACGCGCACGGCGACAAGCCCGGCTTCGCCGATATCGTCGGCAAATATAAGTACGACGCCTGGGCATCGCTCAAGGGTACCGACCGCGATCAGGCCAAGGAACAGTACATCGCGCTCGTCGAATCGCTGAGAAACGGCACCGCATCGTAGGACTGCCACCGCGCCACCGGCGCCGCTACACCGGCTACGGGACAGCCCTGGGGTGGCGGCACAATTCCCAGTGGCGCGCCGCAACAAAAATCCGTATAATGCGCGGGTGCCTCGTTGCGCCTACCCGGCTGTCTCGTAGCACCTCGTAGCGTTTTGCTCCAATCCAGTTTAGAACTGTCCCCTTCTGCCTAGGCCATTGCTGGCCGTCTTGTACCAGGCTGGCGGCGATGCTTCAGTGCATCCCGTATCCGATACAGCTCTAACGAAAAGCTCGCCGCAACATGCGGGCTGCCCCCGTTTTTCGATTTGCTCGCACCGTTTGCATGCTGAATCCGACGACTTGGGTAATGCCGATTGGCGCCGACGTTCCTTCCCTGTGTTGTATCAAGGATTCTCATGACATCTGGTTTCACTTCCCCGCTCACCGCCGTTGCTGACCGCGTCCTCGGAGTCGACGCCGACTCGAACCTCGAGGCCACGCCCGTCGAGCAACCCGGTGCGGGCTTCGCTGCGCTCGGCCTGTCGCCCGAGATCGTCTCGGCGCTGATCGCCGCGGGCTACTCGGCGCCTACGCCGGTGCAGCAGCGCGCCATTCCGGCCGGCATCGCGGGCCGCGATCTGCTCGTATCGAGCCCGACGGGCTCGGGCAAGACCGCTGCCTTCATGCTGCCCGCCATCGAGCGCTTCGCGCAGTTGCAAAAAACCCGGGCGGCAAAGCCGCGCGAAGCCGTTGCCGAAGGCGAGCGCCGCACGCGTCGCGGCCCGCCGGTGGCGCGCCCCGGCCTGCTCGTGCTGACGCCGACTCGCGAACTCGCGATGCAAGTGACGACGGCCGCATCTACCTACGGCAAGCACCTGCGGCGCCTGCGCACGGTGAGCATTCTCGGCGGTGTCGCGTACGGCCAGCAGTTGATGCTGCTCGCGAAGAACCCCGAGATCCTGGTCGCCACGCCGGGTCGCCTGCTCGATCACCTCGAGCGCGGCCGCATCGATCTCTCCGAGTTGCAGATGCTCGTGCTCGATGAAGCCGACCGCATGCTCGACATGGGCTTCGTCGAAGATATCGAGACGATCGTCGCGGCCACGCCGGCCACGCGCCAGACGATGCTGTTCTCGGCCACGCTCGACGGCAAGATCGGCGCACTCACGGGCCGCCTGCTGCGCGACCCCGAGCGCATCGAGATTCAGCACCGCGCGGAGTCGCGCGACAACATCGCGCAGACAGTGCATTACGTCGACGATCGCGACCATAAGGATCGCCTGCTCGACCATCTTCTGCGCGATAACGCGCTCGATCAGGCGATCGTCTTCACCGCCACGAAGAGCGACGCCGATCAACTCGCGGGGCGCCTCGCGGATGCCGGTTTCTCTTCGGCCGCATTGCATGGCGACTTGCCGCAAGGCGCACGCAACCGCACGATCCGCGCGCTGCGCGAGCGCCGCGTGCGCGTGCTGGTGGCAACGGACGTCGCAGCGCGCGGCATCGACATCCCCGGCATCACGCACGTCTTCAACTACGATCTGCCGAAATTCGCCGAGGACTACGTGCACCGCATCGGCCGCACGGGCCGCGCCGGCCGCACCGGCACGGCTGTGAGCCTCGTGCATCATGCCGAGTTCGGTGCGCTCAAGCGCATCGAGCGGTTCGTTCGCACGACGCTGCCCGTCAACATCGTCGAGGGCTTCGAGCCCCGCAAGGCCCCGCCGTCGAATCGCGGCAACGGCACAGGCGGGCGCGGCCGCCCGGGCGGCGGCAACGGCGGCGGTCGGCGCTTCGGCTCCGGCTCCGGTTCGACCGGCGGCAGCAATGCGCGCGGCAACGGCGCACATGGCGGCGGCCAAGGCGAGCGCGCCCGTAACGGTAACAGCTGGGGCGGCCGGCCTTCGGGCGGCTCGCGCGACGGCTATCGAGGCCGCAGCGATGCAGCCCGTGGCGCTCGCCGCGGCAGCTGAACATCGCCCAGATGCCTCCGCGCGCAGCGCGGCGGCAGGCCTTCACAAACCGGTGCTTCGGCACCGGTTTTTTATTGCCCGCTATTTTTCACGATGCGGGAAAAACTTTTGCGTCGTAAAAAGACGTGCTGCGTGGCACAACGGTGCGCGTTGCAGCATGGGAAATCACATTCCTCATTGCGAAATACACTATCCAACCCGTTGTTTTTACAAGATAAAATACAACACATAAAAGCTCGATGAGGGGTGTCTCCGACGGCTCGATTTGCCTAGACTCTTATATAAGACCTCGCGCTTCGACGGCTATCCGAACCGCGAACCGTTTTTTTCTCTCAGGCAACTCAGGAGTACACCATGTCACGTCAACAGCAAGCTCAGGAACTTCAACGGCAGTGGGAAACGGATCCGCGCTGGAAAGGCATCCGCCGCGGCTACTCGGCCGAGGACGTCGTGCGGCTGCGCGGCTCGCTGCCCGTCGAGCATACGCTTGCGCGGCGCGGCGCCGAAAAGCTGTGGAACGCGATCAACACGGAGCCGTTCGTCAACGCCCTCGGCGCGCTGACGGGCAATCAGGCCATGCAACAGGTGAAAGCCGGCCTCAAGGCAATTTATCTGTCGGGCTGGCAAGTGGCCGGCGATGCGAACGTGGCAGGAGAAATGTATCCGGATCAGTCGCTCTATCCGGCCAACTCGGTGCCGCTCGTCGTCAAGCGCATCAACAACACGCTCACGCGCGCCGACCAGATCCAATGGTCCGAGGGCAAAAACCCCGGCGACGAAGGCTATGTCGATTTCTTCGCGCCGATCGTGGCCGACGCGGAAGCCGGTTTCGGCGGCGTGCTCAACGCATTCGAGCTGATGAAGGCCATGATCGAGGCCGGTGCGTCCGGTGTGCACTTCGAAGACCAGCTCGCATCGGTCAAGAAGTGCGGCCACATGGGCGGCAAGGTGCTCGTGCCGACGCGCGAGAACGTCGCAAAGCTGACGGCGGCGCGCCTCGCGGCGGACGTCTGCGGCGTGCCGACCGTGCTCATCGCGCGCACGGACGCTGAAGCAGCCGACCTCATTACGTCCGACGTCGACGAAAACGACCGCCCGTTCCTCACGGGCGAGCGCACCGTGGAAGGTTTCTTCCGCACGAAGCCGGGCCTCGACCAGGCAGTCTCGCGCGGGCTCGCCTATGCCCCGTACGCGGACATGATCTGGTGCGAGACGGGCAAGCCCGATCTCGAGTACGCGAAGAAGTTCGCCGAGGCGATCCACAAGGAATTCCCCGGCAAGCTGCTTTCGTACAACTGCTCGCCGTCGTTCAACTGGAAGAAGAACCTCGACGATGCGACGATCGCGAAATTCCAGAAGGAACTCGGCGCGATGGGCTACAAGTTCCAGTTCATCACGCTCGCGGGCTTCCACGCGCTCAATCACTCGATGTTCAATCTCGCGTACGGCTACGCTCGCACGCAGATGAGCGCGTTCGTGGAACTGCAGCAAGCCGAGTTCGCGGCTGCGGAAAAGGGCTTCACGGCCGTGAAGCATCAGCGCGAAGTCGGCACGGGCTACTTCGACGCCGTCACGCAAACCGTCGAGCGCGAAGCGTCGACGACGGCACTGCATGGCTCGACGGAAGACGAGCAGTTCTTCGACAGCAAGAAGGTGGCCTGAGGCGGCCGCACGGGGCCGGCTCGCCGGCCCCGGTGTTGCAGTTCGGCCGACCGCCCAGCCGTCCGACTGACGCCGGGCACGGCCGGATACCCGCTCAGCGGTAGACGATCACGGGAATCTTCGTGTGCGTGAGCACGCGCTGCGTCTCGCTGCCGAGGAGCAGGCTGCCGAGACCGCGCCTGCCGTGCGACGCCATGAGGATCACGTCGCAGCCCCCCTCCTCGGCCGCTTCGATGATGCCGAGGTAGGGCGACGGATGCACGCTCGTGCGGCTCGAACAATCGACGCCGGCGAGCCGCGCCGCCTGCTCGACCTCGTCCAGATGCGAGCGCGCCTCGCGCTCGCTACGGGCCTGAAAGTCTTCGGGCGCCTCGACGACCACTTCCGAAAACGGCGAGTACGGGTACTGCGGCAAGCACGCGTAAGCGGTCACGCGCGCGCCGACCGACCGCGCCAGATCGATGGCGCCGTCGATCGCTTTTTTCGACAACTCGGAACCGTCCGTCGGAACCAGGATGTGCTTGAACATGGCCCTCTCCCTCGCTGGCTGCCTCGCGCGGGGCATCTCGCGGCGCGGTTGCCGGGCACCCGTGGACACGCCTGAAGTCGATTGTAGTGCCGTCAAGGCTGCCATTGCCCCGGCCTACGGGAGACTCCGCATATCGAAAACCCGCCCGAAGCATGCGTTAGCGCCAGTAGTCCGCGCGCTCGTACGTGTGCTTCAGATAGTCGAGAAAAAGCCGCACCCGCAGCGGCAAATGGCGCCGCTGTGCGAATACGGCATGAATGCCGATCGGCGGCGCCGCGAAGCCGTCGAGAACGGTGACGAGCCTCCCGGCGGCGATGTCCGCGCCCACCTCCCACCACGAGCGCCAGGCGAGCCCGTAGCCGAGCACGCACCATTCGCGCAGCACGGCGCCGTCGGTGCACTCCATCGTGCCCGATACCTTGATCGATACCGCCTTGCCGTCTTCCTGGAACGACCAGGCGCGCTGCTGGTTCGCATTGGCAGCGAGCGCGAGGCAGTTGTGACGCGCGAGATCGGCCAGCGTCTGCGGCGTGCCCCGGTGCTCGAGATAGGCGGGCGCGCCCACGCACACGCGCCGGTTCTCGCCGAGCTTGAGCGAGACGAGCGACGAATCGGGCAACTCGCCGAGCCGCACCGCGCAATCGAACCCCTCGTTGACGAGATCGACGAGCCGGTCGGAAAGATCGAGCGTGATCGAAACGTCGGGATGCGCCGCCGCGAACGCGGGCACGAGCGGCGCCACGTGCTTGCGGCCGAAGCCCGCCGGCGCCGATACACGAAGATGCCCGCTCGCTTTGACGCCTCCGGCCGAAACGCTCGCCTCGGCGTGGTTCAGCTCGTGCACGATGCGCTGACAGTCCTCGAGAAACGCCGAGCCCTCGAACGTCAACGTGAGCTTGCGCGTCGTGCGCACGAAAAGCTTCACGCCAAGCCGCTCCTCGAGGGCGTCAAGCCGCCGGCCGATTACCGCGGGCGCCACCCCCTCCGCGGCGGCCGCGGCCGACAGACTGCCCTTTGCCGCCACGGCCACGAAAGTTTCGATCTGCTTCAAACGTGCCATGGCCGGTGTTGTCGCATCGAGGTCCCGAGAGCGGGCAGATTAGCCGATTCATTATCAAAAAGTCAAAGATCAAGTGACGTTTTGCATCTTTTTTAACCCTTATAGATATCAATAGAATGAATGCCCTGCCTGTGACCTGAGAGGAGAACGACCGATGCCAGCCAGCATGCCGCCTCGCCCCAGGGCAATCGTCTTCGACGCTTACGGAACGCTCTTCGACGTGCATGCCGTCATCGCCGCGGCGGAGCAGCGTTTCACGGGATATGGAGAAGCGCTCTCGCAGTTGTGGCGGGCGAAGCAGATCGAGTACACGCAGTTGCGCACGCTCGCGGCGCCCGACGGCAGCCACTACCGTCCGTTCTGGGACATCACGCTCGATGCGCTTCGTCACGCATGCGCACGGCTCGGCTTGCCGCTCGACGATGCGACACAGAAGCGGCTGATGGACGAATACGCATGCCTCTCGGCTTACCCGGACGTCCTGCCGGCGTTGGACCAATTGCGCACACACCTGGGGCCGGACGTCGGGCTGGGCATCCTGTCGAACGGCAACCCGCACATGCTCGATGTCGCAATCAAGAGCGCCGGCATGGCGGACCGGTTCGATGCCGTGCTGTCCGTCGATACCGTGCGCGCCTACAAGCCATCGCCGCGCGCGTATGCGCTCGGCCCGCAGGCATTCGGCTGCGACGCGCGTGCGATCGTCTTCGTCTCGTCGAACGGCTGGGACGTGGCGGGCGCGGGGTGGTTCGGCTACACGACGTTCTGGCTCAACCGGGCGCACGCGCCGGCCGAGGAACTCGGTATCGCCGCGCAAGGCACGGGCGACGGCATGCCCGCGTTGATCGCATTCGTCGATGCGCTGGCCAAGCAAGGCATTGCCCACCGCCGACGCTCGGGCGACAAGCTGCGGCGCCCCGGTGGCACGCAGGCCCCCGATTCATGAAACAAGCGAGCAATACCGCTATCAGATCGACTGACCGACCAAGGAGAGGTACATGACGCACACGTTGTCGCTGCCGCAAGGCATGGAAATCACGGCCGCGATCGAGCCCGGTTTCGAGAAGATCCTGACGCCCGATGCGCTTGCCCTCGTCGCCCGGCTGCACCGCGCGTTCGAAGGCCGTCGGCGCGAGTTGCTGGCCGCGCGGCGCGCCCGCACAGAACGGCTCGACGCGGGCGAGCGCCCCGATTTTCTGGCCGAAACGAAGGCGATCCGCGAAGGCGACTGGACGATCGCACCGCTGCCGCGCGATCTCGCATGCCGGCGCGTGGAGATCACGGGCCCCGTCGAGCGCAAGATGATCATCAACGCGCTGAACTCGGGTGCGGACAGCTACATGACCGACTTCGAGGATTCGAACACGCCGAACTGGCACAACCAGATCACGGGCCAACTCAACCTGATCGACGCGGTGCGCCGCACGATCTCGCTCGAGCAAAACGGCAAGCAGTATCGTCTCGACGACAAGATCGCCACGCTGATCGTACGGCCGCGCGGCTGGCACCTCGACGAGAAGCATGTGAGCGTGGACGGGCAGCGCGTCTCGGGCGGGATTTTCGATTTCGCGCTTTACCTTTTTCATAACGCAAAGGAGTTGCTCGCGCGCGGCAGCGGCCCCTACTTCTATCTACCGAAGCTCGAGAGCCACCTCGAAGCGCGCCTTTGGAACGACGTATTCGTGGCAGCCCAGGAAGCGCTCGGCCTTGCGCGCGGGACGATCCGCGCGACGGTGCTGATCGAAACGATCCTCGCCGCGTTCGAGATGGAGGAAATCCTCTATGAATTGCGCGAGCACAGTGCCGGGCTCAACGCGGGACGCTGGGACTACATCTTCTCGGCGATCAAGAAGTTCAAGAACGACGCCGGCTTTTGCCTGGCCGACCGCAGTCAGATCACGATGACCGTGCCGTTCATGCGCGCCTATGCGCTGCAATTGCTGAAGACCTGCCACAAGCGCAACGCGCCGGCGATCGGCGGCATGAGCGCGCTGATTCCGATCAAGAGCGACGCCGCGGCAAACGAAAAGGCCATGGCTGGCGTGCGTGCCGACAAGGCTCGCGACGCAACCGACGGTTACGACGGCGGTTGGGTGGCACACCCGGGGCTCGTGCCCATCGCGATGGAAGAATTCGTCAAGGTGCTCGGCGACAAGCCGAACCAGATCGGCAAACAACGCGACGACGTGACGGTAACGGCCAAGGACCTGCTCGATTTCCGCCCGGAGGCGCCGATCACCGAAGCCGGGCTGCGCAACAACATCAACGTGGGCATCCACTATCTCGGATCATGGCTCGCGGGCAACGGCTGCGTGCCGATCCACAACCTCATGGAGGATGCGGCAACTGCCGAAATCTCGCGTTCGCAGGTGTGGCAATGGATCCGCTCGCCGAAAGGCAAGCTCGACGACGGCCGCAAGGTCACGGCCGAACTCGTGAGCGAGCTCACGAAGCAGGAACTCGAGAAAGTGAAGCAGGCGGTGGGCGGGAATACGGCGACGTACGATCGCGCCGCGCAAATCTTCGAAAAGATGTCGACGTCGGCTCAGTTCACCGAATTCCTGACGTTACCGCTTTACGAGGAAATCTGAGGCGCGCCCCATGCGGTACTTCCGTCCATCTTGCAATCGGGAGTACCGCCGCGGTTCAACTGCCGTAGCGCAGCGACGGCGCTGCATCGCGCTCGCGCCGGTAGGCGACCCAGTCGCCCTCGTCGATGCGTGCGAGACCCGCGACCGACTCCGGGCCGACCGGGTAGAAAAGGCACGAAAGACGCCGCCCCGCCACGCCCACCTCGATCTCCCGCGACTTGAAGAGTCCATCGACGCCCGGGTACACCTCCTCGATCTCGTCGAGCACCGGCACGAGCGCGTCCTCGATCTCGTAGATATCGCCGCGTACGGCCCCCGCTCCCGCATCCGGAACGAGTCCCGGGTAACGGCCGAAGTCGTAAAGGCGCCCGTTGACGAACGCGGCGCCGATCAGCCGCGGCGCCGGGATCGCATGCCGCGCAGCCGCGAGGCCGATATCGTTGA encodes the following:
- a CDS encoding gamma-glutamylcyclotransferase family protein, with translation MRHVFVYGTLREGEINDIGLAAARHAIPAPRLIGAAFVNGRLYDFGRYPGLVPDAGAGAVRGDIYEIEDALVPVLDEIEEVYPGVDGLFKSREIEVGVAGRRLSCLFYPVGPESVAGLARIDEGDWVAYRRERDAAPSLRYGS